GGCCCGGAGATTGGCGGCGCTGGCAGCCTGGCCCGGATGCGGCCTCAACGCCTGGAGGTCGGCCGCGTACGCGCGGTCGGTCGCCAGGAGACCCTCGACGCTGAGCGCCGCCACGATGTCGGCGACGGTCAGCATGTACGAGGCATCATGGACCGCCAGGCACAGCGTCCCCAGGATCCCGTCGGTTCCGTTGGTCAGCGCAAGGCCCTCCTTCTCCGCCAGCACCAACGGCTCGATCCCATGTCGGGCGAGAACCTCGGCGGCACCCTCAACCCCTTGTTCGGTCACCACCTCGCCCTCACCGATGAGACCCAGACCGACGTGAGCCAGCGGAGCCAGGTCCCCGCTGGCCCCCAGCGAGCCGTGCTCGGGCACCATGGGCACGATCCCGGCGTTCAGCAGGCGTACCAACCCCTCGGCGACCACCGGCCTAGCGCCCGAATACCCGAGCGCCAGGGTCCGCGCCCGCAGGAACATCATGGCCCGGACCACTTCGGCCTCCACGGGCGGCCCCATGCCCGCGGCATGGGAACGGATCAGCGAGCGCTGCAGGTCGGCCCTCCGTGCCGCCGGGATCGTGGTGGTCGCAAGGGCGCCGAAGCCGGTGGTGATCCCGTAGACCGGGTCACCTTCGGCGAGGTGCTCCACTACGGAGCGCGCGGCCCTCATGCGCTCCAGGGCGCCGTCCGTGAGCCGGACTCTCTCGCCTCGGCGGGCAACCCCGACCACATCCGGGACCGTTACACCGGTACCCTCGAGCGGCACGGTCATCCCGGCACCGCCAATCGCGGGAAGAGCGCCAGGGAGGTCACTCGGGCCGCATTCACCACGGCCTCGGCGGTCAGGTCCAGGCGCTCCCCCACCAACCGCTCTGCCGGTCCCAGGACCGAGAAGGCGCCCACGACCCCCACCGATCCGTGGATGGGCGCCACCACCGCGGTCACATCGGGTTCGATGGCCCCCATGTTGAAGAACGGGACGGGGGGCCGGCCGGGATTCGTCACCTCGGTCGCCAGCGCCTCCCCTAGCGCCGTTCCTTCCATGGGCACCGACCTACCCACCCATCCGACGTGGCGGATCGCTCTGCGACTCTCCACCGTGGCTATGTAAACGGCCTCGCTTCCATCCCTGACCGCCAGGTACGCGGACTCCTCGGTTACCTCGGCCAGACGCTGCAGGGCCGGTTGGGCCGCCGCCGTGAGCCGGGCGTAGGGGCCCGACTGGAAGGCGGCCAGCGCGACCCGTACGAAGCTCGGCCCCACCGAGTACCTGCCGAGGTCGTCCCGGACCAGGTAGCCGCGGGCGGTCAGGACCCGCAGGTGGCGCAGGGCCGTGCTCACCGGTATGCCGGTCGCCTCGGCCGCTTCGGTCAAACCGACCGCCCCTCCGGTCACGACCGTATCGAGCAGGCTCAGGACTCTCTCCGCCGAGCGTGACGCATGAAGCGTCGATCCGGATCCGCGCGAGGACCGAGCGGGGGTCGCGGCCACCCGATCCTGAGACCCTGCTGCTTGCCCGAGTTTCATTATCTGAAATCGCTTTCTGTTCATTGACAGGATAGGGCCGGATCAGGTATTATTCAAGGAGCAGTTCGCCCTGCGAGAACTTATCCCTGCGGATCGGCGAGGTCTGCGATGACGGCAAAGAGGAACCCCGCTTCGGGCCCGCCGGTGGGAGGTGTCCGCGCTCCTACCGGAACCGGTCTGACCTGTCGCGGCTGGCCGCAGGAAGCAGCCTTCCGCATGCTGCAGAACAACCTCGACCCCGGGGTGGCGGAACGTCCGGACGACCTGGTGGTGTACGGGGGTACCGGACGGGCCGCCCGGTCATGGGACGCCTACCGCGCCATGATCCGCACGCTCACCACCCTCGCCCACGACGAGACGATGCTCGTCCAGTCGGGCAAACCGGTCGGAGTCCTCCGCACCCATGAATGGGCGCCCCGGGTGCTGATCGCCAACTCCAACCTCGTTCCCGACTGGGCACACTGGGACGAGTTCCGCCGCTTGGAACACCTCGGGTTGACGATGTTCGGGCAGATGACGGCCGGCTCCTGGATATACATCGGGACCCAGGGCATCCTGCAGGGCACCTACGAGTGTTTCGCGGCCATCGCCCGGAAGCGGTTCGGGGGCACCCTGGCCGGCACCCTCACCATTACGTCCGGTCTGGGGGGAATGGGCGGCGCCCAACCCCTGGCGATCACCATGAACGGCGGGGTAGCCCTTTGCATAGAGGTAGACCCCGACCGGGCACGGCGCCGTGTCGAGACCCGTTACCTGGACGTGGTCGCCGACGGCTACACCGACGCCCTCCGCCGCTGCGCGGAGGCGGTGGCGGCCCGCCGGCCGCTCTCGGTGGGGCTGGTCGGCAACGCGGCGGAACTCCTGCCCGGCCTCCTGGAGGACGGAGTCGCCGCCGACATCGTGACCGATCAGACGCCGGCCCACGATCCGCTGGCCTACATCCCCGACGGCCTGTCATTGGAGGAGGCCGACGACCTCCGGGAGGCCAAACCGGACGAGTACACCACCCGGTCTCGAGCCGCGATGGCGAGTCATGTCGAGGCCATGGTCGGATTCCTCGACGCCGGCGCGGAGGTATTCGACTACGGCAACAGCCTACGGGCGGAAGCGGAGCTGGGCGGGTACGACCGGGCGTTCGCCTATCCGGGATTCCTGCCCGCCTACATCCGCCCCCTGTTCTGCGAGGGCAAGGGACCGTTCCGCTGGGTGGCCCTATCCGGCGACCCGGCCGACATCGCGGCCACCGACCGGGCCGTACTCGAGGAGTTCCCCGACGACGAGGGCCTGCGGCGCTGGATCACGCTGGCCGGGGAAAGGGTCGCCTTCCAGGGGCTTCCCGCCCGGATCTGCTGGCTGGGCTACGGCGAGCGCCACCGGCTGGGACTGCGGTTCAACGACATGGTGCGGTCGGGAGAACTGAAGGCGCCCATCGTGATCGGGCGGGATCACCTCGACTCCGGATCGGTCGCCTCGCCGTACCGCGAGACCGAGGACATGGCGGACGGCAGCGACGCCATCGCCGACTGGCCTCTCCTCAACGCGCTGGTCAACACAGCGTCCGGGGCATCCTGGGTCAGCATCCATCATGGAGGAGGGGTGGGAATCGGCCGCTCTATCCATGCCGGCCAGGTGTGCCTGGCCGACGGCACCGATCTGGGGGCACGAAAGCTGGAACGCGTGCTGCTCAACGATCCGGCCACCGGCGTCATCAGGCACGCGGACGCCGGTTACGGACTGGCCACCCGAGTTGCCGCCGATCGGGGGGTACGCATCCCGATGGCGGAGACGGGTGACGCGTAATGGCAGCAAGACGTGGCCGCGGCGGGCGCCGCGCCCGCATCGCTGACCGCGGTCCGGCTAACCCCCAGCTTCCGTTCCGGCAGCCGAGGCTCCACTGGCAGCCGGTCCGGGCCATTCCGGACGACCGCGTCGAAGCCATCCACGAGGCGTCCCTGAAAGTACTGCGCGACGTGGGGATGGACATGCTGCACCTCGAGGCCCGGACGCTTCTAGGCCGGGAGGGAGCGGATGTCGATCCCGACTCGGCGCGGGTGCGTGTCGATCCCGAGATGGTCACCGAGTTGGTCGGCCACGCCCCGTCCGGGTTCACCCTCCACGCCCGCAACCCGGGGCGCCATGTCCACCTCGGCGGGAACCACTTGGCGTTCACCGCCGTGGCCAGCCCGCCCAACGTGTCCGGTCTCGGCCGGGACCGGCGCACCGGAAACCGGGACGACTTCAGGCAACTCGTGCGGCTGAGCCAGCACCTGAACGTAGTACACCTGCACGGCGGGTACCCGGTGGAACCCACCGATCTCCATCCCTCGGTCCGCCACCTCCACGCCACCCATGATCTGCTCACGCTCAGCGACAAAGCCTTCCACACCTACAGTCTCGGACGGCAGCGGACCCTCGACACGATCGAGATGGCCCGGATCGCCCGGGGGATAACCGAGGACGACCTCGAGGCCCAGCCTTCGCTGTTCACGGTGGTCAACACCTCTTCGCCGCTACGGCTCGACACCCCGATGATCGAGGGGATCCTCGAGATGTCGGCCCGGAACCAGCCGGTTGTGGTCACTCCTTTCACGCTGGCGGGCGCGATGGCGCCGGTGACGATCGCCGGAGCCCTGGTCCAGCAGAACGCGGAGGCCCTGGCCGGCATCGCCCTCACCCAAGCCGTCCGGCGGGGTGCGCCGGTCGTCTACGGTGGGTTCACCTCCAACGTGGACATGCAGTCGGGCGCTCCCGCCTTCGGGACCCCCGAATACGTACAGGCCGCGCTGGTAGGGGGTCAGCTGGCGCGCCGCTACGGCCTTCCGTACCGGTCGTCCAACGCCAACGCCTCCAACGCTGTCGACATCCAGGCCGCCTACGAGAGCATGTTCTCGCTGTGGGGAGCGGTGATGGGCGGCGCCAACCTGGTGATGCACGCGGCCGGGTGGCTCGAGGGCGGCCTGCGGGCTTCCTACGAGAAGATGGTGCTCGACGCCGACCTGCTGCAGATGATCTGCGCCACGCTCGAGCCGCCGACGACCGATGACGGTGCGCTGGCCCTCGAGGCCATCGCCGATGTCGGACCGGGCGGCCACTTCTTCGGTACCGCTCATACCCGGGCCCGCTACCGCGACGCGTTCCACAACCCCCTCCTCTCCGACTGGAGCAACTTCGAGGCCTGGGACGAGGCCGGACGGCCCGATCCCGCCCAACGGACCGAGACCCTGGCCAGGGAGTTGCTGGACGCCTACGAGCCGCCTTCGATGGACCCCGCGGTCCGCGAGGAACTCGATGATTTCGTCGCCCGCCGAGCCCGCGAGGGCGGCGTGGCGACCGATTATTGAAGGGAGTTGCGTGAAGCCTGTCCGTTACAGCCCGGACCGCCTTAGGACCGACGAGAACCCCGCCGGCCATGCATGCGCGGACCTTCTTCACTACGAGGCCGACCTGGCCGTGCTGAACCATCTCCGCCGGGACCTGCGTGTCCTGCTCCGCCGCGCCCGGGTGGGCGAACTGGCGCTCCGTCCGTACGAGGTCAGGACCTGGCAAGAGGATGAGCTGCGCCGCAGGATCGTCATGTGCGACCCGGCGACCCTGTTGGGTGGCACGGACGTGTTGATCGTGGGCTTTCTCGGGAACCGGCGGTCGACCGCGGAGGCTCAGGCTATCGACGAGTTCGACATCGACGTGATCTCCGAGTTCCGGCAGTACCCGGGGATCCTCAGCTATAGCTCCATGGAGAGGACACCAAAACAGTGGGCGAACCTGGTGGTCCACCAGGAGGTGGGGGACCGCGAGGCCTGGCGTCACAGCGCGGTTCACATAGAGGCGGCCGAGATGCTGTCTCCCGTCGTGTACCACAGCGTCCGCATCCACAACGGGCGGCTGCGCGGAGGCCCGATCGGCGACGGCAGCCTGACGGTGGAGCTCAGTAAGTACTGGGACTACGACTCGGACCCGATGTGGCACGCCGTCCGGACACTCCCCGGCGGGATCACGGCCGCGGATCCCGGGCCTGGCCGGCCATGACAGTCCGGCGGATCCTTTCCATAGGCGACCCGGCCCTGCGGGTGCGGGCCGGAGAAGTGTCCCGCCGCGACATCCCGCTCCCGGAGACCCAGGACCTCATCGACGATCTCATCGACACCATGCGGCACGCCAACGGCTCGGGGATCGCCGCTACCCAGATAGGCGAGCGCGTCCGGATCATGGTGATGGAGGTCGACGACA
The window above is part of the bacterium genome. Proteins encoded here:
- the hutH gene encoding histidine ammonia-lyase, whose product is MTVPLEGTGVTVPDVVGVARRGERVRLTDGALERMRAARSVVEHLAEGDPVYGITTGFGALATTTIPAARRADLQRSLIRSHAAGMGPPVEAEVVRAMMFLRARTLALGYSGARPVVAEGLVRLLNAGIVPMVPEHGSLGASGDLAPLAHVGLGLIGEGEVVTEQGVEGAAEVLARHGIEPLVLAEKEGLALTNGTDGILGTLCLAVHDASYMLTVADIVAALSVEGLLATDRAYAADLQALRPHPGQAASAANLRAVLAGSPIVASHRHDDLRVQDAYSIRCTPQVHGAARDTLAFVKEVTDRELASAIDNPMVLPDGRVESCGNFHGAPVALAADYLAVALAEVGAIAERRLDRLLDHNRSHGLPPFLADDPGVDSGLMIGQYTVAAMCAENRRLAAPASVDSYPTSAMQEDHVSMGWSAARKLRVVIANLRRILAVEWVTAARSVDLRAPLEPGVGTAAAVRLLRSRVSGAGPDRILSPELREAEELLSEEALVEAVEAATGPLG
- a CDS encoding helix-turn-helix domain-containing protein; the protein is MKLGQAAGSQDRVAATPARSSRGSGSTLHASRSAERVLSLLDTVVTGGAVGLTEAAEATGIPVSTALRHLRVLTARGYLVRDDLGRYSVGPSFVRVALAAFQSGPYARLTAAAQPALQRLAEVTEESAYLAVRDGSEAVYIATVESRRAIRHVGWVGRSVPMEGTALGEALATEVTNPGRPPVPFFNMGAIEPDVTAVVAPIHGSVGVVGAFSVLGPAERLVGERLDLTAEAVVNAARVTSLALFPRLAVPG
- the hutU gene encoding urocanate hydratase gives rise to the protein MTAKRNPASGPPVGGVRAPTGTGLTCRGWPQEAAFRMLQNNLDPGVAERPDDLVVYGGTGRAARSWDAYRAMIRTLTTLAHDETMLVQSGKPVGVLRTHEWAPRVLIANSNLVPDWAHWDEFRRLEHLGLTMFGQMTAGSWIYIGTQGILQGTYECFAAIARKRFGGTLAGTLTITSGLGGMGGAQPLAITMNGGVALCIEVDPDRARRRVETRYLDVVADGYTDALRRCAEAVAARRPLSVGLVGNAAELLPGLLEDGVAADIVTDQTPAHDPLAYIPDGLSLEEADDLREAKPDEYTTRSRAAMASHVEAMVGFLDAGAEVFDYGNSLRAEAELGGYDRAFAYPGFLPAYIRPLFCEGKGPFRWVALSGDPADIAATDRAVLEEFPDDEGLRRWITLAGERVAFQGLPARICWLGYGERHRLGLRFNDMVRSGELKAPIVIGRDHLDSGSVASPYRETEDMADGSDAIADWPLLNALVNTASGASWVSIHHGGGVGIGRSIHAGQVCLADGTDLGARKLERVLLNDPATGVIRHADAGYGLATRVAADRGVRIPMAETGDA
- a CDS encoding trimethylamine methyltransferase family protein, which codes for MAARRGRGGRRARIADRGPANPQLPFRQPRLHWQPVRAIPDDRVEAIHEASLKVLRDVGMDMLHLEARTLLGREGADVDPDSARVRVDPEMVTELVGHAPSGFTLHARNPGRHVHLGGNHLAFTAVASPPNVSGLGRDRRTGNRDDFRQLVRLSQHLNVVHLHGGYPVEPTDLHPSVRHLHATHDLLTLSDKAFHTYSLGRQRTLDTIEMARIARGITEDDLEAQPSLFTVVNTSSPLRLDTPMIEGILEMSARNQPVVVTPFTLAGAMAPVTIAGALVQQNAEALAGIALTQAVRRGAPVVYGGFTSNVDMQSGAPAFGTPEYVQAALVGGQLARRYGLPYRSSNANASNAVDIQAAYESMFSLWGAVMGGANLVMHAAGWLEGGLRASYEKMVLDADLLQMICATLEPPTTDDGALALEAIADVGPGGHFFGTAHTRARYRDAFHNPLLSDWSNFEAWDEAGRPDPAQRTETLARELLDAYEPPSMDPAVREELDDFVARRAREGGVATDY